The sequence below is a genomic window from Gossypium hirsutum isolate 1008001.06 chromosome A11, Gossypium_hirsutum_v2.1, whole genome shotgun sequence.
tcgaactttctccagcaatgttcgattcatacgctctgccactccattctgttgtggtgtatccctaactgtgaagtgtcgaacaataccatactcttggcacacatcgaagaacggatcacttttatattcccctccattgtccgtcctaagccgcttgattttcttgccagtctggttttcgatcatagttttccatttaagaaaaactccaagcacttcatttttagttttcatggtatacacccaaactcttctggaaaagtcatcaacaaaagtaacaaagtagtgatttcctcccaacgaaggtgttttggaaggcccccacacatctgagtgaatatattccaaaataccttttgtattatggatagcagtgctgaatttcactctcttttactttcccagaacacagtgctcacaaaattttaatttgcaagcctttgcacctttcaacaatccttgttttgccagaatttgcaaggatttttcgctggcatgtcccaacttcatatgccacaactgcattgagtccaagtctttgttactGGAAGCtacagcgactgctccaataactgtactaccttggtagtaatacaagttatttttcctaatgcccttcaatatcacaagtgcgccagatgtcactttcaaaaccccatctctcatagtaacaactgaaccattggattccaaggctcccaataagatgagatttttcttcaaactgggcacgtaccgaacatcagtcaaaactctggttgatccatctttattctttaattggattgaacctatcccaacagttttacaggcattgtcattgcccatataaacaactcctccatttagttctattaaatcagagaaccactcccggttaggggacatatgataggtacaacccgaatccaatatccactcatctgaatggaacgatgatgatgatgcaaccagtgatagttcagagtcactagtatcatgcttagcaacacaagcatctatagcagcttttcccttattcttcagttttggacaatttttcttccagtggcctttctcatgacaaaaagcacattcatctttcccgagtctggactttgactttgatctccccttttgagttttcttccgagtgtatgaacgacctcggactactaaagcttctgtatctctgattgagtttttctgtttgtccttctttctctgttcataactgtataaggccgcacagacttcgctcagagatatatcactcctgccatgaagtagagtagtttctaggaactcaaactcctcaagaagtgaccccaacagtatcaaagccaaatcttcatctttgaatgtctcatccatattcagtaaatcagtgactaactgattaaatttggtgatgtgatcattcattgtggtacttgggacgtatgtgaagcgaaacagtcttttcttcaagtggagcttattttgactgtttttcttcaaaaatttttcttcaagtgccaccgacaacttatttgcagaagtctcctttgaaaaagcatacctctgctctcgagaaaggcatgatcgaattgtgccacatgccaaccgattgatcgccttccaatctttctcttgtacatcatctggtttctcttcatcaatggcaatgtttagaccctgctgaaaaagggcatctagaacctcactttgccacataccaaaatggcccgtgccatcaaagatctccacggccaatcttgcatttgcaattgtcggtcttgtccacatggacgatgttgaagctcctacaccgatcgttttctccataatctttcaatatacctaaggaaatcttttctgatgtggaagatcagttcaaactgcaaccacagagcatactattaaccttcggctcttgataccacttgttgttccaatagggtcggaagcgtgtaaattattgtactaaaaaatcacacaaagttcaattcccagggaagagaggtggatcacatggatctcttaaataccaagtctttccttagacagaatatcccttctatagtaatttaatagcacaattaaatactattattataccctcaaatattgaaagaaaaataggacaagaaagaacacaagagttttaacgaggttcggtaaattatacctacgtcctcgggcactaacaccagatgataactttactatctccaaagtattacaaacaaatagaattccttaagaattctcaaatgggagaagagagaaaactaagagagaaagattggttgggataaattgaaatgagaaatgagaaggcctatttatagttgaggtttaaggaccaaacaataaatagcccattatctcaaggaccaaaaaaaattatcccttgccacttttccaaagttggtggttgtcattattgattgtctcccattaacgttaatggcaaccattattaattgtcttccattaatgttaacactCATAATACCCAAGTTGTTTCGATGCCCAAGTGAAGAACTTGTAACCCAAATTACCGGCGTCGCCACACTGGTTCAATACGCGTGTGGACACAAGTGAAGAACTTGTTTCGATGCACAACGAAAAACGACGCTGGACTGTTGTAAAGCGAGGTTCATCTTTAAGGCCTGAGTGTGGAGTTTTCAgaggattctgtaaatattttcgACATCGAAAGCAAATTTGTCCACACGTCGGTCACTGTCGGGTTCAAATTCGGGTTGTGGGCTAAAGTTAAGAAACATTCATGAGACTCTATGGTGACCAGAGACAGTGAAGAAGACAGTAAAAAAAGAAAGGGGGCTAGAGTTAAGGAGAGtgggaaagaaaagagaaaaaaaatagaagaaaaggagggaaagtgaaaatgaaaaaaagacaAAGATGAATCAACACGTCAAAGTGTCCTTTGGAGTGCAACATGTGGCGACATGCGAGTGGTTAGCATTGCCATGTAAACAAAATTTTGACGCCactaaatttaggtaccaaatcaGAGGGTTGAAAAAGGTTCGGAtaggaaaaaaaatcataagtgTCAATATgggaaaaatagataaatttatatactaatGTTATATTTAACTCTTGttatttttgttactattttaaaagcatttaagaatacatattttttaagtatatatattttaatttgtttatatttattttaatatttttagtattttttaaatatatataataatataaagaatTAATACGGACAGATTAAAActgagttttagtatttttatctgaATTAAGATTGAGCCAAATTTTAAGTCCATTTTCGGATCGAGCCTAACaaattgacttaaaattttagttggGCTGCCAATGGACACCTCTAATGTCACCCTTCCAGTaatattctaatttatttataaaaaaaatcatctaaagtAATTTTTATGCACCTAtaataatgaatgaataattgTAAATCTACTATAGAATTCATATATTGAAGATATAGCAAGCGCAAgtattattacttttattcatattttattttacattattaatttTGAAGTTCATAAATCTTACAAGTTAAATTAATCAATatgagttatcaaattaaattaattagttaatcattaattattaaattacaaaaaattatatttttaaatgtgtttggCTAATAAAGTGTAttacaaattataattacatagttacataatttatatttttaaaaagtattaattactataaaatgtattagtatgataaaaataatttctaaacaagtaacaaaaattaaaataaaacaatccaaataaaataatttctatttgCACAATTAGAATCGATCTTATAATATTTGGGTTCACAATCCAAATAATTTATAGCTTTAATTATAAgaatttatataaacttaatttagaaaaaaaaacttatatgctagattatatctttttttataattcataaattaagtaaaaaataatataaattttataatatataatatataacctttatttaaaatgttttatacaCTGTCCAAAACTTTCATATAacactttttataaataatataatttttatcataattttaaaaaattattttttataaataagttataataaaataatatctattttatgaataagtatattatttgtATAATATATGACATGGaaagataattaaattacaaCCATATTGTTTGGCCATAACTTttcataaataaacatattaaaacatttttacAACATgtagattattttttataataaaatcttTAACCAtaactttggaaattttttagaatttaactaatattatttttattataattttataaaatatacaaattatttttataatatatttttttaggatttataatataagaattttttttaccaTAATCATACCGAACACTCATATGTGTTCAtgattataatataatttgtgtacattgtataaaaataattttttaaaattaaatttcagaTATAATTACCTACGTAATTACTCAAGTTCACAGCCTCTCCCTGAGAATCGAAAAGTGTAATTGTGTTCTTCAATTAGACCCAATTTGGTGAGACTCATCAATTACAATAGTTACGTGACTTTTCAAACACTACATTAATAAAACTAGCTTCTAAAATCACCTAAAAAATCTACTAATTATAAATTCTGATAGATTGAATAAAACAATTATTATAGAGATAATGATCTCATGCTCAAGCTCTAGTAAAAATGAtttataaaatttctatttttttaaaattttttaatttttatattgtttttcttgtaatattatattttttctattttaaaataaattcaataaattttaaatattttttaaattttttcatgtttaaatattttttaagatatTTTCCGAATAAAAATGTCATGGTGTATGATGCGTTGCATCGTATGATTAGCCAAATATTCTAATCAGTATTTTAACGTCTAAAGGATTGAACCTAtaatattagggactaaattggaaacctATAATAATTTTAAGGACTGAAATAGATAAAAAGGACTTTACAaaccaaaatggaaaaaaaaagtacTTTAGAGATTaaagtaagcatttaatttttttttgttaattttcatttgtttgaagacaataattttttaatatgtttacgGAGTTTTTTAACTGTAGCAGCAGTCAACAACATAATATTTCAACAATTGATTTGAAgtatttttgttttactttttactaaaaatattatatttaaaatttttagattctTAATTTTGCGTTAAAACTCTATTAgtagataaatattaaaagtatacattaactttaattaaatttacaatatcataagaaatttgattttgaataattttatacatgaaaattGATTAAACTTTCACAAATTATTGATAACATTATCAAATTAGTACCACTTTACattgatatattgcatacacaaaacaattatattaatccaaaataaaaataaatatatgtatttatttctttaattgtATATAgtttaatcaaaatcaaaatcaaaattttatatctaCATATGAATCgcaattcaaatttcatatatataattgcactaaataaaaataaatgtatcaaattacatattaaactaaaaatcatttataaacttgatatttattatttgaatagttgtaaaagaaaaagataaatttaatgtCACGTACATACATAAAaagtaaattcaaaatttttaaaatattcatgttTGAAACTCgtattaattcaaattttttaaaatattcgacCCTACTCCTCCCAAATGGGAATTTTTATGTTTAGCTGTTTttgacattataaaattttaattaatacaaagATAAAATGCaggaatataatttatttctctttagaaattgtaaaattttatctaaaaaagTTATTGCTTGCCTCCTGTATGGGTACGGGAAAATGACCGATCctcaaaatgtaataaaaactttgaaaaaacAAACCCATATCAATCAGACAAACCCTGGTCCAACTGTTAATAACAGTACGTCCCAGTAATCTATATAATAAgccttaatttttatattaatccaCAGCATCGTTCGCTAAATAGAATCCTAAAGGTTCTTAAAATCATTATATTTACTTAGCACTGATGACTTATCAATGTCTCTCTTCTAGATGTAGCCATTGACATGGTTAAACCAAGACATAAATCACATTCCATTTGTAATCTAATGCTCAAACAAATCAAATTACTTTTGAATATATCCACACGCTCTTCAGCTCCCCCTTTCTCGCTTTTAAGGGATATGATCGTTCAAACACCGTGACAGACATACAGGTAAAACTTACGGGGAAAGCAGGGAATGATGTGAGAATAGAAGAAAGGCAGATAATACTCGATGTCATATCACAAGAGATGACTAACCTTCTCCAAATATCTGGTCCGGAACCTTATTACCTTCTAATTCTCTCAATCTCTAGAACagcttatttttatttgttatatactACCATGGAGCTCAAAATGCAGGCAAAGTTACAGTTTCTATGCCATGGATGTATCTTATCAAAGGAGTCTGGAATATGCGCCAAAATCTCATTAAAACATAGCATGAAGTTTTAGCAAGGATAATCAAATGAGAACAAGCTAACCATAACTACCGAAAAGAGTTCAGATATATCAAACAGTAACTGGAAACACAGCAATCATTCAAGGATCGATCATATATAGGAATAGATGAACAACCTTGTTTCTATTGTCGGCAACAACAACATATAAAGCAATCTTATGAGTTCAAAAGACCCTGTAAGGCATGCAGCGCCAACCAATCACTTTCAGATAAGTTTAGTTGAACAGTTACTTTTCACTCTAATGACGGGCATCTcgaaagaaaatatttaacatcTCATATCTTAACACCACCACTAATCAAACAGTTCAACATGATGCATAATACCTAAAAGGTTTTGAACTTTCAAAGATCACCATATAAGGGATTTGTAGAAACCATAAGTGCATAAAACAAATTcccaaaacatatgtttcaaGGCTAAAGTACCATCAAAAAGTGATTCAAAGGAAATGGAAAGAACAGCTTCTTATATTCTCCACTATAACCAACTGTATGTAATCCTTACAAcgttttgccatgaaaacttattTAAAGACAGCATAGTTTCTCATTACACTAACCAGAGAAGGGCATTCCTCAATGCATTATGACTACTTTCTGCATTGTTTTAATTCCTTTCTCTCTCTATGATATTCATATCCCAAGACCCTATTTCTTGATCTTTCTTTGCTTCTTTGGTCCTGGAACCTCCAACCTGCCTACAGAACATCCACACCTGGCTCGAAATACGAGCACCGCTCGTCCATTAACGGGTGCCATCTTCTTAAGTTCAGCTTCCAATTCCTTGTGATGATCGCGGGGCAATTCGAAAAGTCCTTTCTTAACACCATCTTTAACCAAAGTGCTGGAATTCTTGACACATTCCTCAGTTTCCAACTGAATATCAAATTCGGCTGCCTTCCTAAGCCCTTTACAATTAGGGTTCCTGCATTTCTTGGTTGTACATAGAAGCAAAATCCAAGCAGCTATTGCAGCACAAGAAAAACCAAGTCCTATGGACCCATATATCATAGGAGCTCTCATAATTTCCTCACCAATAACGTAAAAGGCAGTTCCAATGAATTCAATCAATTTCAATGATAGACACTTTATAGTTGGATACAACAAGAATCCACAAGCAGCGATCACAGCAATCAAGATGACAACATCAATGGCAGCGGATCTTGATCTTTCACAAGATGGGATCTTTAAACAACTTGGTGAATTGAATACCTTTTGTTTCTTGTAAAGATTGTTTCTTGACGACGACGACGATGATTTGTTGTTCATCACAAGATCATTTGAATTCACAGAACTTGCCATGATCGGAGCTGAAGAAGCCTGGTCAACCGAGTTGCAGACTGAGATAGAGTTATGGAAATAGACCATTTCAAATCAAACCCggaatttttaaatccaaaaataagGAGAACCCAAATTGAAACTCTTATAAATTTCCCTCCAACCCAGACGCCAAATCCAGATCAAACCCACCTCATAAAAGCTTAAAAAGGAAACAACTTTATTACTTCCACCTCAATATCACGTAATTCAGTTTCTATCCAAATGAATAAATTCCTTGGAAAAAAGAATAACAGAAGAAGGAGAAAGTTTCAATcacaaaagaaaatgagatttgagATTGAATTAAAAGGATCAAAAAGAAGAAATGGAATGGATTTAATTAAAGAAAGGCCGGCTATGGAGAGAGATAGAAGGGGGACAAATGAAGAGTCATTTTAGCTTTTATCCTTTTGgcattattatttgttttatcaCAAAATTTGGTTGGGGGAAAGCTTGATTTGTTTCCGATGTTGTAAAAGGGAGAATCAGACACGTTTGAAGAAAGAACGCAAATTATTTTGGTGGGTGGGCTTTTGATTATAGGAATGGgctcaactttgccttttccaaTCATGTCTTCATCATTTGTCTCTTTTTTCCCTTCATTTCTTTCGGATTAAAATACAGGTTTTTTACTACAGGTGTCCACACCTTCTGTTACTGGATTACGTGATCAAGATTAGGCTCTTTCCACCGtcaatttaattttagaaaataatataatgttatttttataaccaattttaaataaatataatcatttgTTTTTTAAGTTCAGGactacaaatataatataattaaatataataattatatatgatgagacTCAAAACTTAAATATAGTaattatatatgatataatttgaATCTAAATGACGAAAGATTTAACACTTTTAACTTTtatcaataatataaaattatatttaaaaagacATTTGGTTTGAGAAGATTGTAGTTTTATTTAAGAAGAGTTTTGACATTGTGTTTTTTAAGTAGATAATATTTATAAATGTAGAAAGATTCGATGTGAGCATCTCAACTCATGGTTGAGTCTAACTTAAGCATAAATTAGAATATGGGCCAAGCATAATCACATTAAGGGTTGGTGAGTTTGCGaagttaaaaacattaaatgGAATTAACTTTAATGTGACAATAGTCATTAGTGATGTCATGACGATATCTTTTTCATATCTAGAGCATATTGTCATGTTACTCttaaatttgaattaatatgatttttgaaacaataaatttaatatcCAATTCAAATCGTACCGATTAActtttaattcaaataaattagaTCATTTATATATTAACTCAAAACCTCCCAATTAATTTACCAATGGAATCAAAGAGATGTATGATGTGGCTTCACTTCTTAACATGATGTTATGTAGTAACATGAATGACACTATCTAGTGTTCCTAATGTCTCTAACTTGCATTACATAGTTTATATTGTTATAGTTAGATGATTAGGTAACTTCCATTGAGAGTAACACAAAACAATTTCGaacaaaaataatactaataaaaaacacaaaattaccttattgttttaattataaaTGCGAACATTCTCCATTATTCAGTGTAAAAAGGTTAAGAAGAAGTAAATTAGATGAATATGCAAGGAACTAAAATTATTGGTTGGTTTTAGGAAGTGGCTATGAGACCCATACCAAACAGCATAAACCCTAAACACAACCCTAacctcaaatatatatatatatattttttaccattaatcattatatttataaattctaaaaaaataaaatattaaatatattgttGACGAACTAATATttataagaaataaagaaaattataatccaataacaagttaaaaataaaattagtaataTCTTCAAGTTGAGTTATATACTATTAAAGAACATCCAAAACTGACATTATAAAAGCTTGTGAAATCAACTTTgatactatttttatataaaaaaatatcacaaaaatttattttttcatactcaattcaaaattttaatttatttaaattatttttcaaaacccaaataaaaagaaattatgttctgattcttttattttcttataatgaAAATGCAATGTCAATGTCAAGCAACAAAAGAggtgaaaaaaaacaaagaactaataattttacttagtgtttttactttttttttatttgtttttttataagaaCGACTATTAGATGTTTCTATACAAATAATATTGAGAAAAAATTTGGaggatttaaaaacaatttttcttaaatttctctaactttatctatattttaaattcttatatgcttttatttaattttaaatttttagatatttctaaatttttaaaaagaatttcattttatatataataatggtCAAAATGATAGAAAGTATACAAATTAAgggctaaaattgttattatactaattaaaaaaGTATCATttaatagttgggtgacaaaAAATAATTTCAAGAATATTAGtgataatattgtaattttttagttaaatgacaAAAGCAAAAACTTATTTATAGTTAAGTGATTAAtaatatagtttattttttttcctaattaaaCCTAATATCCACTGTAATCGCATTAAATTGGGGATGATTCATGATACTTATCTATAAATTCAaaaaactaattattttttaatagtcaAATCAATAAAAACAGCCGTTTTAGTT
It includes:
- the LOC107922737 gene encoding uncharacterized protein At5g19025, translated to MVYFHNSISVCNSVDQASSAPIMASSVNSNDLVMNNKSSSSSSRNNLYKKQKVFNSPSCLKIPSCERSRSAAIDVVILIAVIAACGFLLYPTIKCLSLKLIEFIGTAFYVIGEEIMRAPMIYGSIGLGFSCAAIAAWILLLCTTKKCRNPNCKGLRKAAEFDIQLETEECVKNSSTLVKDGVKKGLFELPRDHHKELEAELKKMAPVNGRAVLVFRARCGCSVGRLEVPGPKKQRKIKK